From a single Parambassis ranga chromosome 2, fParRan2.1, whole genome shotgun sequence genomic region:
- the LOC114426512 gene encoding filamin-C-like isoform X1 has translation MMSSSSYLEPQLPPKFYQSSAEIGEEEEEMPATEKDLAEDAPWKKIQQNTFTRWCNEHLKVINKRINDLQKDLSDGLKLIGLLEVLSQKKMYRKYHSRPNFRQMKLENVSVALEFLEREHIKLVSIDSKAIVDGNLKLILGLIWTLILHYSISMPMWEDEDDEDAKKLTPKQRLLGWIQNKVPQLPITNFHRDWRDGKALGALVDNCAPGLCPDWETWDPSQPVENAREAMQQADDWLGVPQVIAPEEIVDPNVDEHSVMTYLSQFPKAKLKPGAPLRAKTLHPKRAKAFGPGIEPRGNVVLKPAEFLVETVEAGLGEVLVYVEDPEGHTEEARVIPNNDKNRTYSVVYLPKVEGLHKVKVLFAGQDIDRSPFIVNVSKAMGDPTKVQARGPGLQAMGNVANKPTYFDIYTAGAGAGDVGIIIVDSDGRRDTVEIVLENKGDSIFRCTYVPVLEGPHTVYVTFAGQQIPRSPFTVHVSEVSQSAPPPPGSPVQIVPQSIRTPPSDRTRRAPPPTPPKTKRPTCNPNACRASGRGLQPKGLRVKEVADFKVYTKGAGSGELKVTVKGPKGLEEPVKVVEMENGLFECNYYPIVTGKYIVTISWGGQSIPRSPFEVHVGKEAGPQKVRAWGPGLETGMVGKSADFVVEAIGTEVGTLGFSIEGPSQAKIECDDKGDGSCDVRYWPTEPGDYAVHVICDDEDIKDSPFMAHIVPAANDVFPEQVKCYGPGLEPVGCIVNKPADFTIDTHGAGRGELKLYAQDAEGFPIDIQITDNRDSTYFCVYIPTKPIKHTIIITWGDVNVPSSPFRVTIGEGSHPENVKVYGPGVEKTGLKANEPTYFTVDCSEAGQGDVSIGIKCAPGVVGPAEADIDFDIIKNDNDTFTVKYVPPGPGQYTIMVLFADQEIPISPFRIKVDPSHDAAKVRAEGPGLSRTGVEVGKPTHFNIYTKGAGKAKPEVHFTGAAKGEAVRDFEIIDNHDYSYTVRYTAVQQGNMSITVCHGGDPIPKSPFSILVAPPLDLSKVKVQGLNNKVDVGKDQEFSISTRGAGGQGKLDVKITSPSRRPIPCKLESGTANENHSVKYIPPEEGPYRVDISYDGNPVLGSPFAVEGIMPPDPSKVRAYGPGLQGGVVGKLAPFAIDTKGAGTGGLGLTVEGPCEAKIECQDNGDGSCSVSYLPTEPGEYAINILFAEQHIPGSPFKAMVQSMFDPSKVTVSGPGLERGKMNEAGAFTVDCSKAGEAELTIEIISDSGAKAEVHVQNNSDGTYSITYIPQCHGMYTITINYGGHAVPKFPARVLVDPAINTSGVKVYGPGVELRGILREVTTHFTVDARAHYKSGGSSIKALISNPSGTNTDTYITDKGDGTYRVEYTPYEDGLHLIEVLFDEVSVPKSPFRVSVTEGCDPSRVRAYGPGLEEGLVTKPNRFTVETRGAGTGGLGLAIEGPSEAKMSCKDNKDGSCSVEYIPFTPGEYDVNITFGGLPIPESPFRVPVRELVDSSKVRCSGPGLGIGVRAHIPQTFTVDSSKAGLAPLEVLLYGPTGMAEPVSVTDKGDGTHTVNYTPANDGPYTVCVKYADQEVPRSPFKIKTLPTHDASKVRASGPGLNASGVPASLPVEFTIDARDAGEGLLTVQILDPDGKPKKANIRDNQDGTYTVSYLPDMAGRYTITIKYGGDEIPYSPYRIHALPTGDASKCLVTVSIGGHGPGSGIGPTIQIGEETVITVDAKAAGKGKVTCKVSTPDGAELDVDVVENADGTFDIYYTAPEPGKYVITIRFGGENIPNSPFHVVASDTVPIIEEPCDKLQLQQPFSPYVGFSPQWATDDPIGVVDGMEAVLRPFSLVIPFTVQKGEITGEVRMPSGRTAHPNITDNKDGTVTVKYSPTERGLHEMDIKYDGNHIPGSPLQFYVDAINSGHVTAYGPGLSHGTVNRPATFTIVTKDAGEGGLSLAVEGPSKAEISCKDNKDGTCTVSYLPTAPGDYNIIVKFDDKHIPGSPFTAKITGDDAMRTSQLNVGTATDVSLKITETDLSSLTATIRAPSGSEEPCLLKRLPNRHIGISFTPKEVGEHVVSVKKNGKHVTNSPFKIMVGQSEIGNASKVKVYGQGLVEGHTFDVAEFIVDTRTAGYGGLGLSIEGPSKVDINCEDLEDGTCKVTYCPTEPGNYIINIKFADQHVPGSPFTVKVFGEGRMKESITRKRQAPSIATVGSTCDLNLKIPGNWFQMVSAQERLTRTFTRSSHTYTRTERTEISKTRAGETKREVRVEESTQVGGDPFRDVFGGFLGRESLSGFTGMPASGRPPLQNGEAGNQEITAQVTSPGGNTEDAEIIKGEDSTYSVRFIPQEMGPHTVNVKYCSQHVPGSPFQFTVGPLGEGGAHKVRVGGTGLDRGVAGIPAEFSIWTREAGAGGLSIAVEGPSKAEISFEDRKDGSCGVAYVVQESGDYEVSIKFNDEHIPDSPFIVPIATLSDDARRLSITSLQEMGLKVGQEASFAVQLNGARGLVDAKIHTPSGATEECCITELDSDQHAIRFIPRENGIHSIDVRFNGSHVPGSPFKIRVGDPGQVADPGMVSAFGPGLEGGSTGVASEFIVNTCNASAGALSITIDGPSKVKMDCQECPEGYKVSYTPMAPGNYLISIKYGSPQHIVGSPFKAKVSGPRLSGGHSLHETSSVLVETVSKPSVMGGAFASLPKFSSDASKVISRGAGLSKAFIGQKNTFTVDCSKAGTNMLMVGVHGPKTPCEEVYVKHMGNRMYNVTYTVKEQGSYILILKWGDENVPGSPFHVTVP, from the exons ACTCTAAAGCCATCGTGGATGGGAACCTGAAGCTGATCCTGGGTCTGATCTGGACCCTGATCCTCCATTACTCCATCTCCATGCCTATGTGGGAGGACGAGGACGACGAGGACGCCAAGAAGCTCACCCCCAAGCAGCGACTGCTGGGCTGGATCCAAAACAAAGTGCCTCAGCTTCCCATCACCAACTTCCACAGAGACTGGAGGGACGGCAAGGCTCTAGGAGCGCTGGTGGACAACTGCGCCCCCG gtTTGTGTCCAGACTGGGAAACATGGGATCCCAGTCAGCCGGTGGAGAACGCCCGCGAGGCCATGCAGCAGGCTGACGACTGGCTGGGAGTGCCACAG GTCATCGCTCCAGAGGAAATTGTGGATCCAAATGTGGACGAGCACTCCGTTATGACCTACCTGTCTCAGTTCCCCAAAGCCAAGCTGAAGCCAGGCGCCCCCCTGAGGGCCAAGACACTGCACCCGAAGAGGGCGAAGGCCTTTGGACCAG gTATCGAGCCTCGCGGGAACGTGGTTCTGAAACCAGCAGAGTTCCTGGTGGAGACGGTGGAGGCTGGGCTGGGGGAGGTTCTGGTGTACGTGGAGGATCCAGAGGGACACACGGAGGAG GCCCGAGTGATCCCCAACAACGACAAGAACCGGACCTACTCTGTGGTCTACCTGCCCAAAGTGGAGGGGCTTCATAAA gtAAAGGTGCTGTTTGCAGGGCAGGACATCGACAGAAGTCCCTTCATCGTAAACGTTTCGAAGGCCATGGGTGACCCGACCAAAGTCCAGGCCCGCGGGCCGGGACTGCAGGCGATGGGCAATGTGGCCAACAAGCCCACGTACTTTGATATTTACACTGCAG gggCGGGGGCCGGAGACGTGGGCATCATCATTGTGGACTCGGATGGCCGCAGGGACACAGTGGAGATTGTCCTGGAGAACAAAGGCGACAGTATCTTTCGCTGCACCTATGTTCCCGTCCTGGAGGGGCCGCACACCGTCTACGTGACCTTTGCAGGGCAGCAGATTCCCAGAAGTCCTTTCACTGTCCATGTCTCCGAGG TTTCACAGAGTGCCCCCCCTCCACCAGGGTCTCCGGTGCAGATTGTACCTCAGTCCATTCGCACCCCACCATCAGACAGGACAAGGAGAGCCCCCCCTCCAACACCACCCAAAACCAAGCGACCAA CCTGTAACCCGAACGCCTGCCGAGCGTCGGGCAGAGGTCTGCAGCCAAAGGGCCTGAGAGTGAAGGAGGTGGCAGACTTTAAAGTTTACACGAAAGGGGCCGGTAGCGGAGAGCTCAAAGTCACTGTGAAGGGACCAA AGGGCCTGGAGGAGCCGGTGAAGGTGGTGGAGATGGAAAACGGCCTGTTTGAGTGTAATTATTACCCCATCGTGACCGGAAAGTACATAGTGACCATCTCCTGGGGAGGACAGAGCATCCCACGCAG tcCTTTTGAGGTGCATGTAGGTAAGGAGGCAGGGCCTCAGAAGGTGCGGGCATGGGGTCCAGGTCTGGAGACCGGGATGGTTGGAAAGAGCGCTGACTTTGTTGTGGAGGCAATTGGCACAGAAGTGGGAACTCTTG gtttctcTATCGAGGGTCCTTCTCAGGCCAAGATCGAGTGTGATGACAAAGGTGACGGGTCATGTGACGTTCGATACTGGCCAACAGAACCCGGAGACTATGCTGTCCACGTCATATGTGACGATGAGGACATCAAGGACAGTCCCTTCATGGCTCACATCGTCCCTGCTGCCAACGATGTCTTCCCTGAGCAG GTTAAATGTTACGGTCCAGGCCTGGAGCCTGTAGGCTGCATTGTCAACAAACCAGCAGATTTCACCATCGATACCCACGGAGCTGGCCGAGGAGAGCTGAAGCTGTATGCTCAGGACGCCGAAGGTTTCCCCATCGACATCCAGATCACTGATAACAGAGACAGCACCTACTTCTGTGTCTACATTCCCACCAAACCCATCAaacacaccatcatcatcacctggGGCGACGTCAACGTCCCCAGCAGCCCCTTcagg GTGACAATCGGCGAGGGCAGCCATCCGGAGAATGTGAAGGTTTATGGTCCAGGTGTAGAGAAGACCGGACTGAAAGCTAATGAGCCAACGTACTTCACTGTGGACTGCAGCGAGGCAGGACAAG GTGATGTCAGCATCGGTATCAAGTGTGCTCCCGGGGTGGTTGGACCTGCAGAGGCTGACATCGACTTCGACATCATTAAGAACGATAATGACACGTTTACGGTCAAGTACGTCCCACCGGGTCCGGGTCAGTACACCATCATGGTGCTCTTCGCTGATCAG GAAATCCCAATCAgtcctttcagaataaaagtggATCCTTCCCATGATGCTGCTAAAGTCAGAGCAGAGGGACCTGGACTCAGCAGGACAG GTGTGGAAGTGGGCAAACCCACTCACTTCAACATTTACACGAAGGGTGCAGGTAAAGCCAAACCCGAGGTCCATTTCACCGGAGCTGCTAAAGGCGAAGCCGTCAGAGACTTCGAGATCATCGACAACCATGACTATTCCTACACCGTCCGCTACACCGCCGTGCAACAG GGGAACATGTCCATCACTGTGTGTCATGGAGGAGACCCCATCCCTAAAAGTCCTTTTAGCATCCTGGTGGCCCCCCCACTGGACCTCAGCAAGGTCAAAGTTCAGGGGCTGAACAACA AGGTGGATGTTGGGAAGGATCAGGAGTTCTCCATCAGTACTCGTGGTGCTGGAGGTCAGGGCAAACTGGACGTGAAGATCACCTCCCCATCACGTCGGCCAATCCCTTGCAAGCTGGAGTCTGGCACAGCCAATGAGAATCACTCAGTAAAGTACATCCCCCCTGAGGAAGGACCATACAGGGTGGACATCAGCTACGATGGGAACCCCGTTCTAGGAAGTCCATTTGCTGTGGAGGGCATCATGCCCCCTGATCCATCCAAG GTGCGAGCCTATGGTCCAGGTCTTCAGGGTGGGGTGGTGGGTAAACTAGCTCCCTTTGCTATTGACACAAAGGGTGCTGGTACTGGTGGTCTAGGTCTGACGGTGGAGGGGCCCTGTGAGGCCAAGATTGAATGCCAGGACAACGGGGATGGGTCTTGTTCTGTGTCCTACCTGCCCACTGAGCCTGGAGAGTACGCCATCAACATCCTGTTTGCAGAGCAGCACATCCCTGGGTCCCCCTTCAAGGCCATGGTGCAGTCCATGTTTGACCCCAGCAAGGTGACAGTCAGCGGCCCTGGCCTGGAGCGAGGTAAGATGAACGAGGCTGGAGCCTTCACGGTGGACTGCTCTAAAGCTGGAGAGGCGGAGCTCACCATCGAAATCATCTCTGACTCTGGAGCCAAAGCCGAGGTCCATGTTCAAAACAACAGCGACGGGACATACTCAATCACTTACATCCCTCAGTGCCACGGCATGTACACCATCACCATCAACTATGGAGGACATGCAGTGCCAAAGTTCCCGGCTCGCGTCCTGGTGGATCCAGCCATCAACACCAGTGGGGTGAAGGTTTATGGACCAGGAGTGGAACTCAGAG GTATTCTGAGAGAAGTGACCACACATTTCACCGTAGATGCTCGAGCTCACTACAAGAGTGGCGGCAGCTCTATCAAAGCCCTGATCTCTAATCCATCAGGAACCAACACAGACACCTACATCACCGACAAAGGAGACGGGACCTACAGAGTGGAGTACACTCCATATGAGGATG gtctaCATCTGATTGAAGTTCTCTTCGATGAGGTTTCGGTACCAAAGAGTCCGTTTAGGGTGTCTGTGACGGAGGGATGTGATCCCAGCCGGGTCAGGGCCTATGGACCAGGCCTGGAGGAAGGACTGGTGACCAAACCTAATCGCTTCACAGTGGAGACCAG AGGTGCTGGCACTGGAGGTCTTGGTCTAGCCATTGAGGGTCCATCAGAGGCAAAGATGTCATGTAAAGACAACAAAGATGGCAGCTGCAGCGTGGAGTACATCCCCTTCACCCCCGGAGAATATGATGTGAATATCACCTTTGGAGGCCTTCCCATCCCAG agagCCCGTTCCGGGTCCCAGTGCGAGAGCTGGTGGATTCCAGTAAGGTGAGGTGTTCTGGTCCTGGGCTTGGGATTGGAGTCCGAGCTCATATTCCTCAGACTTTCACTGTTGATAGCAGTAAAGCTGGGCTGGCCCCCCTGGAGGTGCTGCTCTACGGGCCAACAG GCATGGCCGAGCCAGTCAGCGTCACTGACAAAGGTGACGGAACTCACACCGTCAACTACACTCCTGCCAACGACGGCccgtacacagtgtgtgtgaagtacGCCGACCAGGAAGTCCCCCGAAG TCCGTTTAAGATTAAGACGTTACCGACTCACGATGCCAGTAAAGTTCGGGCCAGTGGTCCGGGTCTGAATGCGTCCGGTGTTCCAGCCAGTCTGCCCGTTGAGTTCACCATTGACGCCAGAGATGCTGGAGAGGGACTGCTCACGGTACAGATCCTG GATCCAGATGGAAAACCTAAGAAGGCGAACATCCGTGACAACCAAGACGGGACATACACTGTGTCTTACCTACCAGACATGGCCGGACGTTACACAATCACCATCAAATACGGAGGAGATGAGATCCCATACTCACCTTACCGGATCCATGCTCTACCCACTGGAGACGCCAGCAAGTGTTTGGTCACAG tgtcgATCGGAGGACACGGACCGG GTTCAGGTATTGGCCCGACCATCCAGATCGGAGAGGAGACTGTCATCACTGTGGACGCAAAGGCTGCTGGAAAAGGTAAAGTCACTTGTAAGGTGTCGACACCGGATGGAGCGGAGCTGGATGTGGACGTGGTGGAGAACGCAGACGGCACATTTGATATTTACTACACGGCCCCTGAGCCCGGGAAGTATGTCATCACCATCCGCTTTGGAGGAGAGAACATTCCCAACAGCCCCTTCCATGTGGTG GCCAGCGATACCGTCCCAATAATAGAGGAGCCATGTGACAAGCTTCAGTTACAGCAGCCCTTCTCTCCCTATGTTGGCTTCTCCCCTCAATGG GCGACAGATGATCCGATCGGTGTGGTGGACGGGATGGAGGCCGTGCTGCGCCCCTTCAGTCTGGTCATCCCCTTCACGGTGCAGAAAGGAGAGATCACAG GTGAAGTGCGAATGCCGTCCGGTCGGACAGCTCACCCTAACATCACTGACAACAAGGACGGCACCGTCACGGTGAAGTACTCCCCGACTGAACGAGGCCTGCACGAAATGGACATTAAATATGACGGGAACCACATCCCAG GAAGTCCCCTCCAGTTCTATGTTGACGCCATTAAcagtggtcatgtgactgcataTGGCCCTGGTCTGAGCCACGGCACGGTAAACAGACCGGCCACATTCACCATCGTTACTAAAGACGCAGGAGAAG GCGGTTTGTCTCTGGCTGTTGAAGGTCCATCCAAAGCTGAGATCAGCTGTAAAGATAACAAAGACGGGACGTGTACGGTGTCCTACCTGCCCACGGCGCCCGGCGACTACAACATCATCGTCAAGTTCGACGACAAACATATTCCCGGAAGTCCTTTCACCGCCAAGATCACCG GTGACGACGCCATGAGGACGTCCCAGCTCAACGTTGGCACGGCAACAGACGTATCCTTGAAGATCACCGAGACGGACCTGAGCAGCCTGACTGCCACGATCAGAGCTCCGTCTGGAAGTGAAGAGCCGTGTCTGCTGAAGAGGCTCCCCAACCGACACATTG GAATCTCCTTCACACCAAAGGAAGTGGGCGAACACGTGGTGAGCGTGAAGAAGAATGGGAAACATGTGACCAATAGTCCGTTTAAGATTATGGTGGGTCAGTCAGAGATTGGCAATGCAAGTAAGGTGAAGGTGTACGGTCAGGGTCTGGTGGAGGGACACACCTTTGATGTGGCTGAGTTCATCGTGGACACCAGGACCGCAG GTTATGGAGGTCTGGGTCTGTCCATTGAGGGCCCCAGTAAGGTGGACATAAACTGTGAGGACCTGGAGGATGGGACATGTAAAGTCACCTACTGTCCAACGGAACCTGGAAACTACATCATCAACATTAAGTTTGCAGACCAACATGTCCCAG gaagtccgTTCACAGTGAAGGTGTTTGGCGAGGGCCGAATGAAGGAAAGCATCACCAGGAAACGTCAGGCTCCCTCCATCGCCACCGTGGGCAGCACCTGTGACCTCAACCTCAAAATACCAG GAAATTGGTTTCAGATGGTCTCAGCTCAGGAACGTCTGACCCGGACGTTCACACGCAGTAGCCACACCTACACTCGGACCGAGCGGACGGAGATCAGTAAAACTCGAGCtggagagacaaagagggaggTCCGTGTGGAGGAGAGTACGCAGGTCGGAGGAGATCCCTTCAGAGACGTGTTTGGAGGATTTCTGGGACGAGAGAGTCTCAGTGGCTTCACTGGGATGCCGGCCAGCGGCCGACCACCACTGCAGAatg GTGAGGCAGGTAACCAGGAGATTACAGCTCAGGTGACGAGTCCTGGAGGGAACACAGAGGACGCAGAGATCATTAAAGGAGAGGACAGCACCTACAGTGTCCGCTTCATCCCTCAAGAGATGGGACCTCACACCGTCAATGTGAAATACTGCAGCCAGCACGTCCCTGGGAGCCCCTTCCAGTTCACCGTGGGGCCACTGGGAGAGGGCGGGGCCCATAAGGTCCGCGTAGGAGGAACAGGACTAGACAGAGGAGTTGCAGGGATCCCAG CTGAGTTTAGTATCTGGACCAGGGAGGCCGGAGCTGGAGGTCTCTCCATCGCTGTGGAAGGACCCAGCAAGGCCGAGATCAGCTTTGAAGACCGGAAGGATGGATCCTGTGGGGTCGCCTACGTGGTGCAGGAGTCTG GCGATTATGAGGTTTCCATTAAATTCAACGATGAACACATCCCAGACTCGcccttcatcgtccccatcgcCACTCTGTCTGATGACGCCCGACGCCTCAGCATCACCAGCCTGCAG GAGATGGGTCTGAAGGTGGGCCAGGAGGCGTCCTTTGCGGTGCAGCTGAACGGAGCCAGAGGCCTGGTCGATGCTAAGATCCACACCCCGTCAGGAGCCACAGAGGAGTGCTGCATCACTGAGCTGGACAGCG ATCAGCATGCCATCCGGTTCATCCCCAGAGAGAATGGCATCCATTCTATAGACGTGCGTTTTAACGGCAGCCACGTCCCTGGCAGTCCCTTCAAGATCCGAGTGGGAGACCCGGGACAGGTTGCAGATCCAGGAATGGTGTCTGCTTTCGGACCCGGCCTGGAAGGTGGAAGCACAG GGGTGGCATCCGAGTTTATCGTCAACACGTGTAACGCCAGTGCAGGAGCTCTGTCCATCACTATCGACGGGCCGTCCAAGGTGAAGATGGACTGTCAGGAGTGTCCCGAGGGCTACAAGGTCTCCTACACTCCCATGGCCCCCGGAAACTACCTGATTTCTATAAAGTATGGCAGCCCACAGCATATCGTAGGCAGCCCCTTCAAGGCCAAAGTCTCAG gacCTCGCCTGTCTGGGGGCCACAGTCTTCATGAGACATCGTCCGTTCTTGTGGAGACCGTCTCCAAGCCATCTGTAATGGGCGGAGCCTTTGCGTCTCTGCCCAAATTCTCCTCAGATGCGAGTAAAGTCATCTCCCGCGGTGCCGGCCTGTCGAAGGCCTTCATAGGTCAGAAGAACACCTTTACGGTGGACTGCAGTAAAGCAG GCACCAACATGCTGATGGTTGGTGTCCACGGGCCTAAGACGCCCTGCGAGGAGGTGTATGTCAAACACATGGGCAACAGGATGTACAACGTGACGTACACCGTCAAGGAGCAGGGCAGCTACATCCTCATCCTGAAGTGGGGCGACGAGAACGTCCCCGGCAGCCCCTTCCACGTCACCGTCCCTTAG